Proteins co-encoded in one Sus scrofa isolate TJ Tabasco breed Duroc chromosome 14, Sscrofa11.1, whole genome shotgun sequence genomic window:
- the TSSK1B gene encoding testis-specific serine/threonine-protein kinase 1, translating into MDDAAVLKRRGYIMGINLGEGSYAKVKSAYSERLKFNVAVKIIDRKKAPTDFLEKFLPREIEILAMLNHRSIVKTYEIFETSDGKVYIVMELGVQGDLLEFIKTRGALQEDDARKKFHQLSSAIKYCHDMDIVHRDLKCENLLLDKDFNIKLSDFGFSKRCLRDDSGRLTLSKTFCGSAAYAAPEVLQGIPYQPKVYDIWSLGVILYIMVCGSMPYDDSNIKKMLRIQKEHRVNFPRSKHLTGECKDLIYRMLQPDVNRRLHIDEVLSHCWVQPKARGLSSAAINKEGESSQGSELPWPPEPSSDKKSATKLEPREEARPDTNPEEEVLQMQVSRQSEATGLASEQPSKETEEGAPLQPSETHT; encoded by the coding sequence ATGGATGACGCTGCCGTCCTCAAGCGACGAGGTTACATCATGGGAATAAATTTGGGAGAGGGCTCTTATGCCAAAGTCAAATCCGCTTACTCTGAGCGCCTCAAGTTCAACGTGGCGGTCAAGATCATCGACCGCAAGAAAGCCCCCACGGACTTCCTAGAGAAATTCCTTCCCCGGGAAATTGAGATTCTGGCCATGCTAAACCATCGCTCCATTGTCAAGACCTATGAGATCTTTGAAACATCAGACGGCAAGGTCTACATCGTCATGGAGCTTGGGGTCCAGGGCGACCTCCTTGAGTTCATCAAGACCCGGGGGGCCCTGCAGGAAGATGATGCTCGCAAGAAGTTCCACCAGCTCTCTTCAGCCATCAAGTATTGCCATGACATGGACATTGTCCACCGAGACCTCAAGTGCGAGAACCTCCTCCTTGACAAGGACTTCAACATCAAGCTGTCTGACTTCGGCTTCTCCAAGCGCTGCCTGCGGGATGACAGTGGCCGACTGACGCTGAGCAAGACCTTCTGCGGGTCAGCAGCCTATGCAGCCCCCGAGGTGCTACAGGGCATCCCCTACCAGCCCAAGGTGTACGACATCTGGAGCCTGGGCGTGATTCTCTACATCATGGTCTGCGGCTCCATGCCCTACGATGACTCCAACATCAAGAAGATGCTGCGCATCCAGAAGGAGCACCGTGTCAACTTCCCACGCTCCAAGCACCTGACAGGCGAGTGCAAGGATCTCATCTACCGCATGCTGCAGCCTGACGTCAACCGGCGGCTGCACATCGATGAGGTCCTCAGCCACTGCTGGGTGCAGCCCAAGGCACGGGGCCTGTCCTCTGCAGCCATCAACAAGGAGGGTGAGAGCTCCCAGGGCTCTGAGCTACCGTGGCCCCCTGAGCCCAGCTCTGACAAGAAGTCTGCCACCAAGCTGGAGCCCCGGGAAGAGGCCCGGCCTGACACAAACCCCGAGGAGGAGGTGCTGCAGATGCAGGTGTCCAGGCAGTCAGAGGCCACGGGTCTGGCCAGCGAGCAGCCCAGTAAGGAGACTGAGGAAGGGGCCCCATTGCAGCCCTCAGAGACACACACTTAG
- the TSSK2 gene encoding testis-specific serine/threonine-protein kinase 2 — protein sequence MDDAAVLRKKGYIVGINLGKGSYAKVKSAYSERLKFNVAVKIIDRKKTPTDFVERFLPREMDILATVNHRSIIKTYEIFETSDGRIYIVMELGVQGDLLEFIKCRGALHEDVARKMFRQLSSAVKYCHDLDVVHRDLKCENLLLDKDFNIKLSDFGFSKRCLRDGTGRIILSKTFCGSAAYAAPEVLQGIPYQPKVYDIWSLGVILYIMVCGSMPYDDSDIKKMLRIQKEHRVDFPRSKNLTGECKDLIYRILQPDVNRRLHIDEILSHSWLQPPKPKAMSSASFKREGEGKYRAECKLDTRPGSRPEHRPDHKLGAKTQHRLLLVPENEDKMEDRLAETSRVKDHHVSGAEVGKAST from the coding sequence ATGGATGATGCCGCGGTCCTAAGGAAGAAGGGTTACATCGTAGGCATCAACCTGGGCAAGGGCTCATACGCCAAAGTCAAATCTGCCTACTCTGAGCGCCTCAAGTTCAATGTGGCGGTCAAGATCATCGACCGCAAGAAGACACCCACTGACTTTGTGGAGAGATTCCTTCCCCGGGAGATGGACATCCTGGCAACCGTCAACCACCGATCCATCATCAAAACCTATGAGATCTTTGAGACCTCCGATGGGCGCATCTACATCGTCATGGAGCTCGGCGTCCAGGGCGACCTCCTTGAGTTCATTAAATGCCGGGGAGCCCTGCATGAGGATGTGGCTCGGAAGATGTTCCGGCAGCTCTCCTCAGCCGTCAAGTACTGCCATGACCTGGATGTCGTCCACCGAGACCTCAAGTGCGAGAACCTCCTCCTTGACAAGGACTTCAACATCAAGCTGTCTGACTTCGGCTTCTCCAAGCGCTGCCTGCGGGATGGCACCGGGCGCATCATCCTCAGCAAGACCTTCTGCGGGTCAGCAGCCTATGCAGCCCCCGAGGTGCTACAGGGCATCCCCTACCAGCCCAAGGTGTACGACATCTGGAGCCTGGGCGTGATTCTCTACATCATGGTCTGCGGCTCCATGCCCTACGATGACTCCGACATCAAGAAGATGCTGCGCATCCAGAAGGAGCACCGTGTGGACTTCCCTCGCTCAAAGAACCTGACGGGCGAGTGCAAGGACCTCATCTACCGCATCCTGCAGCCTGACGTCAACCGGCGGCTGCACATTGACGAGATCCTCAGCCATTCGTGGCTGCAGCCCCCCAAGCCCAAAGCCATGTCTTCTGCCTCCTTCAAGAGGGAGGGCGAGGGCAAGTACCGGGCCGAGTGCAAATTGGACACCCGGCCAGGCTCGCGGCCCGAGCACCGGCCTGACCACAAGCTAGGGGCCAAGACCCAGCACCGGCTGCTGCTGGTGCCTGAGAATGAGGACAAGATGGAGGACAGGCTGGCCGAGACCTCCAGGGTGAAGGACCATCATGTCTCCGGAGCCGAGGTGGGGAAGGCAAGCACCTAG